One Electrophorus electricus isolate fEleEle1 chromosome 13, fEleEle1.pri, whole genome shotgun sequence DNA segment encodes these proteins:
- the eapp gene encoding E2F-associated phosphoprotein — MNRKEDYDSYEIEEPSDEERANSSSEDELDVLLNGTPEQKKKLIREYLTGESESSSGDEFEKEMEAELSSTLKSMECGWSIPSTQGETSGIGADTSTQNTERTQNSQQYDSIYFDSDSDEDSSAGISKNQRRKQRIIPTNDELLYDPDEDDRDQAWVDAKRKEYRYRCQRRPTSSVQNRKKSKPLPSSDAVLNCPACMTTLCLDCQRHEKYRTQYRAMFVMNCTVSKDEVLKYKAGKKKNRRGKKGRHDSTDTSTEAGTTDSRLAGMDEEEIYHPVKCTECSTEVAVFDKDEVYHFFNILASYS, encoded by the exons ATGAACCGAAAAGAAGATTATGATTCCTATGAGATTGAAGAACCAAGTGATGAAGAAAGAGCAAACAGCAG TTCCGAAGATGAGCTCGACGTTCTTCTCAATGGAACACCAGAACAGAAGAAGAAGCTCATCCGAGAATACTTGACAGGGGAAAGCGAGTCATCGAGCGGGGATGAGTttgagaaagagatggaggcagaACTGAGTAGCACTCTTAAATCTATGGAGTGTGGCTGGTCCATTCCATCAACTCAAG GTGAAACCTCTGGGATTGGCGCAGACACTTCAACGCAGAacacagaaagaacacaaaatTCTCAGCAATATGACAGTATATACTTTGACTCAGATTCAGATGAAGACAGCTCAGCTG gtATCTCCAAGAATCAGAGAAGAAAGCAGCGCATTATACCTACAAATGATGAGTTATTATATGACCCAGATGAAGATGATCGAGATCAGGCTTGGGTAGATGCCAAGAGAAAAGA GTATAGGTACAGGTGCCAGAGAAGACCAACATCATCTgtgcagaacagaaaaaaatccaaGCCTCTCCCAAGCAGTGATGCTGTTCTAAACTGTCCTGCTTGCATGACCACACTTTGTCTGGACTGCCAAAG acatgagaaGTATAGGACGCAGTACCGAGCCATGTTTGTGATGAACTGTACAGTCAGTAAGGATGAAGTGCTGAAGTATAAAGCAGGTAAAAAGAAGAACCGGCGTGGTAAGAAAGGTCGTCACGACTCCACAGACACGTCCACAGAGGCCGGCACAACTGACTCCAGGTTGGCTGGAATGGATGAGGAAGAGATATATCACCCAGTCAAATGCACAGAGTGTTCTACTGAAGTGGCTGTGTTTGATAAAGATGAGGTCTACCATTTCTTCAACATCCTAGCAAGCTATAGCTAA